The following proteins are encoded in a genomic region of Kosakonia oryzae:
- the topA gene encoding type I DNA topoisomerase, which produces MGKALVIVESPAKAKTINKYLGNDYVVKSSVGHIRDLPTSGSAPKKSADSASTKTAKKPKKDERGALVNRMGIDPWHNWDAHYEVLPGKEKVVSELKSLAEKADHIYLATDLDREGEAIAWHLREVIGGDEKRYSRVVFNEITKNAIRQAFETPGELNIDRVNAQQARRFMDRVVGYMVSPLLWKKIARGLSAGRVQSVAVRLVVEREREIKAFVPEEFWEIDAATATPGGDALPLQVTHQGDKAFRPVNREQTMAAVSLLEKARYTVLEREDKPTSSKPGAPFITSTLQQAASTRLGFGVKKTMMMAQRLYEAGYITYMRTDSTNLSQDAINMVRGYITDNFGKKYLPESANQYASKENSQEAHEAIRPSDVAVQAESLKDMETDAQKLYQLIWRQFVACQMTPAQYDSTTLTVGAGDFRLKARGRILRFDGWTKVMPALRKGDEDRTLPSVNKGDVLSLVELTPAQHFTKPPARFSEASLVKELEKRGIGRPSTYASIISTIQDRGYVRVENRRFYAEKMGEIVTDRLEENFRELMNYDFTAQMEDSLDRVANHEAEWRKVLDSFFGDFSRQLEQAEQDPEAGGMRPNQMVLTSIDCPTCGRKMGIRTASTGVFLGCSGYALPPKERCKTTINLVPENEVLNVLEGDDAETNALRAKRRCQKCGTAMDSYLIDPKRKLHVCGNNPTCDGYEIEEGEFRIKGYDGPIVECEKCGSEMHLKMGRFGKYMACTNDDCKNTRKILRNGEVAPPKEDPVPLPELPCEKSDAYFVLRDGAAGVFLAANTFPKSRETRAPLVEELYRFRDRLPEKLRYLADAPQQDPEGNKTIVRFSRKTKQQYVASEKEGKATGWSAFYIDNKWTEAKK; this is translated from the coding sequence AGCGCAGACTCAGCCTCCACCAAAACGGCTAAGAAGCCTAAAAAGGATGAACGCGGCGCTCTTGTCAATCGCATGGGGATCGACCCATGGCACAACTGGGATGCACATTACGAAGTGCTGCCAGGCAAAGAGAAGGTGGTTTCTGAACTGAAATCGCTGGCTGAAAAAGCCGACCACATCTATCTCGCAACCGACCTTGACCGCGAAGGGGAAGCCATTGCATGGCACCTGCGGGAAGTGATCGGCGGTGATGAAAAACGCTACAGCCGCGTAGTGTTTAACGAAATCACCAAGAATGCGATTCGCCAGGCTTTTGAAACGCCGGGTGAACTGAATATTGACCGTGTGAATGCCCAGCAGGCGCGCCGCTTTATGGATCGCGTTGTGGGTTACATGGTCTCTCCGCTGCTGTGGAAGAAAATTGCCCGAGGCCTTTCTGCTGGCCGCGTGCAGTCTGTTGCTGTTCGTCTGGTGGTTGAACGCGAGCGCGAAATCAAAGCCTTTGTTCCGGAAGAGTTCTGGGAAATTGATGCCGCGACCGCGACGCCTGGCGGCGATGCATTGCCGCTGCAGGTGACGCATCAAGGTGATAAAGCGTTCCGTCCGGTCAATCGCGAGCAGACAATGGCCGCCGTTAGCCTGCTGGAGAAAGCGCGTTACACCGTACTGGAGCGGGAAGATAAACCGACCAGCAGCAAGCCCGGTGCGCCGTTTATCACCTCCACGTTGCAGCAGGCCGCCAGCACGCGTCTCGGCTTTGGCGTGAAGAAAACCATGATGATGGCGCAGCGTCTGTACGAAGCCGGTTACATCACCTACATGCGTACCGACTCAACGAATCTGAGCCAGGACGCGATCAACATGGTTCGCGGCTATATTACCGACAATTTCGGTAAGAAATACCTGCCGGAATCGGCTAACCAGTACGCCAGTAAAGAAAATTCCCAGGAAGCGCACGAAGCGATTCGTCCTTCCGATGTCGCAGTGCAGGCTGAGTCGCTGAAGGACATGGAAACCGACGCGCAGAAGCTGTATCAGCTTATCTGGCGCCAGTTTGTCGCCTGTCAGATGACCCCTGCGCAGTACGATTCCACGACGCTGACCGTGGGTGCGGGTGATTTCCGCCTCAAAGCGCGCGGGCGCATTTTGCGCTTCGATGGCTGGACAAAAGTGATGCCGGCACTGCGCAAGGGCGATGAAGATCGCACTCTACCGTCAGTGAATAAAGGTGATGTGCTGTCGCTCGTAGAACTGACTCCGGCGCAACACTTTACCAAGCCGCCAGCGCGTTTCAGCGAAGCTTCGCTGGTTAAAGAGCTTGAAAAACGCGGCATTGGCCGTCCGTCCACTTATGCCTCGATCATTTCGACCATTCAGGACAGGGGCTATGTGCGCGTGGAAAACCGTCGTTTTTACGCGGAAAAAATGGGTGAAATCGTCACCGATCGCCTGGAAGAGAACTTCCGCGAGCTGATGAACTACGATTTTACCGCGCAGATGGAAGACAGTCTTGACCGCGTCGCAAACCATGAAGCCGAGTGGCGGAAGGTGCTGGACAGCTTCTTTGGCGATTTTTCTCGCCAGCTTGAGCAAGCTGAACAGGATCCGGAAGCGGGCGGTATGCGACCGAACCAGATGGTGCTGACCAGCATCGACTGTCCGACCTGCGGCCGTAAAATGGGGATTCGTACCGCCAGTACCGGCGTGTTCCTCGGCTGTTCCGGCTATGCGCTGCCGCCAAAAGAGCGCTGTAAGACCACCATTAACCTTGTGCCGGAAAACGAAGTGCTCAATGTGCTGGAAGGCGATGACGCGGAAACCAACGCGCTGCGCGCCAAACGTCGTTGCCAGAAGTGCGGCACGGCGATGGACAGCTACCTCATCGATCCGAAGCGCAAATTACATGTCTGCGGTAATAACCCGACCTGTGATGGCTACGAAATCGAAGAGGGCGAGTTCCGCATCAAGGGGTATGACGGTCCGATCGTTGAGTGTGAGAAATGCGGTTCTGAAATGCACCTGAAAATGGGGCGTTTTGGTAAGTACATGGCATGTACCAACGACGATTGCAAAAACACGCGTAAAATTCTGCGTAACGGTGAAGTTGCACCACCGAAGGAAGATCCGGTGCCATTACCGGAGCTGCCTTGCGAAAAATCCGACGCATATTTCGTGCTGCGTGATGGTGCTGCCGGGGTGTTCCTCGCCGCCAATACCTTCCCGAAATCGCGTGAAACACGTGCGCCGCTGGTGGAAGAACTGTACCGCTTCCGCGATCGTCTGCCGGAAAAACTGCGTTACCTGGCCGACGCGCCGCAGCAGGATCCGGAAGGTAATAAAACGATTGTCCGTTTTAGCCGTAAAACCAAACAGCAGTATGTGGCATCGGAAAAAGAGGGCAAAGCAACGGGATGGTCGGCTTTCTACATTGATAACAAGTGGACTGAAGCTAAAAAATAA
- the cysB gene encoding HTH-type transcriptional regulator CysB — protein MKLQQLRYIVEVVNHNLNVSSTAEGLYTSQPGISKQVRMLEDELGIQIFARSGKHLTQVTPAGQEIIRIAREVLSKVDAIKSVAGEHTWPDKGSLYVATTHTQARYALPNVIKGFIERYPRVSLHMHQGSPTQIAEAVSKGNADFAIATEALHLYDDLVMLPCYHWNRSIVVTPDHPLASKQSVTIEELAQYPLVTYTFGFTGRSELDTAFNRAGLTPRIVFTATDADVIKTYVRLGLGVGVIASMAVDPVSDPDLVKLDAHEIFSHSTTKIGFRRSTFLRSYMYDFIQRFAPHLTRDVVDTAVALRSNEDIEAMFKDIKLPQK, from the coding sequence ATGAAACTACAGCAGCTTCGTTATATCGTCGAGGTGGTCAATCACAACCTCAATGTCTCCTCGACGGCGGAAGGGCTTTATACTTCCCAGCCTGGTATCAGTAAGCAAGTCCGCATGCTGGAAGATGAGCTGGGGATCCAAATTTTTGCCCGCAGCGGCAAGCATCTTACCCAGGTGACGCCCGCCGGACAGGAAATTATCCGCATTGCGCGCGAAGTCCTGTCAAAAGTGGATGCGATTAAATCGGTGGCGGGGGAACATACCTGGCCCGACAAAGGCTCGTTGTATGTCGCCACCACGCACACTCAGGCGCGCTATGCGTTGCCTAACGTGATCAAAGGCTTTATTGAACGCTACCCGCGCGTTTCCTTGCATATGCATCAAGGATCGCCCACGCAAATTGCCGAAGCGGTTTCGAAGGGGAATGCGGACTTCGCCATAGCCACTGAAGCGTTACATCTGTATGACGATCTGGTGATGCTGCCGTGCTATCACTGGAACCGTTCAATCGTGGTTACGCCGGACCATCCACTGGCTTCAAAGCAATCGGTCACGATTGAGGAGCTGGCGCAGTATCCGCTGGTAACGTATACCTTTGGTTTTACAGGCCGTTCGGAGTTGGATACCGCGTTTAATCGCGCAGGGTTAACGCCGCGTATTGTCTTTACCGCCACCGACGCAGACGTTATTAAAACTTATGTAAGACTTGGCCTGGGAGTCGGTGTTATTGCCAGTATGGCGGTCGATCCGGTTTCCGATCCGGACCTGGTCAAGCTGGATGCGCATGAGATTTTCAGCCACAGCACAACCAAAATTGGTTTCCGTCGCAGCACCTTCTTGCGTAGCTATATGTATGATTTTATTCAACGCTTTGCGCCGCATTTAACCCGCGATGTCGTCGATACTGCCGTGGCATTGCGTTCTAATGAAGATATAGAAGCGATGTTTAAAGATATTAAGTTGCCGCAAAAATAA
- a CDS encoding YmiA family putative membrane protein, translating into MISDVDCTRLAMPSGSEEPKRDPELKRKAWLAVFLGSALFWAVIALLIWKFWG; encoded by the coding sequence ATGATAAGTGATGTCGATTGTACGAGGTTAGCAATGCCATCAGGAAGTGAAGAGCCAAAAAGGGATCCTGAGCTCAAGCGTAAAGCCTGGCTGGCGGTATTTCTTGGTTCTGCCTTATTTTGGGCGGTTATCGCGTTATTGATCTGGAAATTCTGGGGTTAA
- the ymiC gene encoding small membrane protein YmiC, with translation MNNDCRMKYWSWISVFSVSILFWAQIVWMLIR, from the coding sequence ATGAATAATGATTGTCGAATGAAATACTGGTCGTGGATCAGCGTGTTTTCTGTTTCCATCCTCTTTTGGGCTCAGATTGTCTGGATGCTCATCCGGTAA
- the acnA gene encoding aconitate hydratase AcnA: MSLTLREASKDTLQAENKTYHYYSLPLAARQLGDIARLPKSLKVLLENLLRWQDEESVTEEDIRALAGWLTTAHADREIAYRPARVLMQDFTGVPAVVDLAAMREAVKRLGGDTAKVNPLSPVDLVIDHSVTVDHFGDDDAFEENVRLEMERNHERYVFLRWGQQAFSRFSVVPPGTGICHQVNLEYLGKAVWSELQDKEWVAYPDTLVGTDSHTTMINGLGVLGWGVGGIEAEAAMLGQPVSMLIPDVVGFKLTGKLREGITATDLVLTVTQMLRKHGVVGKFVEFYGDGLDSLPLADRATIANMAPEYGATCGFFPIDGVTLEYMRLSGRSEEQVALVEAYAKAQGMWRNPGDEPVFTSTLELNMHDVEASLAGPKRPQDRVALGDVPKAFAASSELELNTAQKDRKPVDYVLNGHSYQLPDGAVVIAAITSCTNTSNPSVLMAAGLLAKKAVTLGLKLQPWVKASLAPGSKVVSDYLAQARLTPYLDELGFNLVGYGCTTCIGNSGPLPEPIEQAIRAGDLTVGAVLSGNRNFEGRIHPLVKTNWLASPPLVVAYALAGNMNINLATDPLGHDRKGDPVYLKDIWPSSNEIARAVEQVSTEMFRKEYAEVFEGTPEWKAIQVERSDTYGWQNDSTYIRLSPFFDDMAAQPKPVEDIHGARILAMLGDSVTTDHISPAGSIKADSPAGRYLQSHGVERRDFNSYGSRRGNHEVMMRGTFANIRIRNEMVPGVEGGMTRHLPGSEVISIYDAAMRYQQEKTPLAVIAGKEYGSGSSRDWAAKGPRLLGIRVVIAESFERIHRSNLIGMGILPLEFPQGVTRKTLGLTGEETLDIADLEHIKPGGTLAVTLTRADGKQEMLECRCRIDTSTELTYYRNDGILHYVIRNMLN, encoded by the coding sequence ATGTCGTTGACCCTACGCGAAGCCAGTAAGGACACATTGCAGGCAGAGAATAAAACTTACCACTATTACAGCTTGCCGCTGGCCGCCAGACAACTTGGGGATATTGCGCGTCTACCCAAGTCACTCAAAGTACTACTCGAAAATCTTCTGCGCTGGCAGGATGAGGAATCCGTCACTGAAGAGGATATTCGTGCGCTGGCGGGCTGGCTAACTACCGCCCATGCCGACAGAGAAATTGCTTATCGCCCGGCCAGGGTTCTGATGCAGGATTTCACCGGTGTCCCCGCAGTCGTTGATCTTGCTGCCATGCGCGAAGCGGTAAAACGTCTCGGTGGCGATACCGCGAAAGTAAACCCGCTGTCACCGGTTGATTTGGTTATCGACCACTCAGTCACCGTTGACCATTTTGGTGATGATGACGCGTTCGAAGAGAACGTCCGGCTGGAGATGGAGCGTAACCATGAGCGTTATGTTTTTCTGCGCTGGGGCCAGCAAGCCTTTAGCCGCTTCAGCGTCGTACCGCCTGGCACCGGTATCTGCCACCAGGTCAACCTTGAATACCTCGGCAAAGCCGTGTGGAGTGAACTCCAGGACAAAGAGTGGGTTGCTTATCCGGACACGCTGGTCGGTACCGATTCGCACACTACGATGATCAATGGTCTGGGCGTGCTGGGCTGGGGTGTCGGGGGTATTGAAGCGGAAGCCGCTATGCTCGGCCAGCCGGTTTCCATGCTCATTCCTGACGTCGTTGGTTTTAAACTGACCGGCAAGCTGCGTGAAGGCATTACCGCCACCGACCTGGTGCTGACGGTGACGCAGATGTTGCGTAAACACGGCGTGGTGGGGAAATTCGTCGAATTTTATGGTGACGGACTCGATTCGCTGCCGCTCGCCGATCGCGCCACTATCGCCAATATGGCACCCGAGTATGGCGCCACCTGCGGTTTTTTCCCTATTGATGGCGTAACGCTTGAATATATGCGCCTGAGCGGGCGTAGCGAAGAGCAGGTTGCGTTGGTTGAAGCCTATGCGAAAGCGCAGGGCATGTGGCGTAACCCGGGTGATGAACCGGTATTTACCAGCACACTCGAACTGAATATGCATGATGTCGAGGCAAGTCTTGCTGGCCCCAAACGTCCACAGGATCGTGTAGCGCTTGGCGATGTGCCTAAAGCCTTTGCCGCCAGCTCTGAACTGGAACTGAATACGGCGCAGAAGGACCGCAAACCGGTCGACTACGTGCTCAATGGACATTCATATCAATTGCCGGATGGCGCGGTGGTCATTGCCGCCATTACTTCCTGTACGAATACCTCAAACCCCAGCGTGCTGATGGCTGCCGGGTTACTGGCGAAGAAGGCCGTCACACTTGGCCTGAAACTTCAGCCGTGGGTAAAAGCTTCACTGGCGCCGGGTTCGAAAGTGGTTTCCGATTACCTGGCGCAGGCGCGCCTGACGCCTTACCTTGATGAGCTGGGTTTTAACCTGGTTGGATATGGCTGTACGACCTGTATCGGTAACTCTGGCCCGCTGCCGGAACCGATTGAGCAAGCGATCCGCGCGGGCGATCTGACGGTTGGCGCGGTACTTTCGGGCAACCGAAACTTTGAAGGCCGCATTCATCCGCTGGTGAAAACCAACTGGCTGGCGTCTCCGCCGCTGGTGGTGGCTTACGCGCTGGCGGGGAACATGAATATCAACCTCGCCACCGATCCTCTTGGCCACGATCGGAAAGGCGATCCGGTCTACCTGAAAGATATCTGGCCTTCCAGCAACGAAATTGCGCGTGCCGTTGAGCAGGTCTCGACGGAGATGTTCCGCAAAGAGTATGCCGAGGTGTTTGAAGGTACGCCGGAATGGAAAGCGATCCAGGTTGAGCGTTCGGACACTTACGGCTGGCAGAATGATTCAACCTATATCCGGTTATCTCCGTTCTTTGATGATATGGCGGCGCAACCGAAGCCGGTAGAGGATATTCACGGCGCGCGGATCCTTGCCATGCTTGGTGATTCTGTCACCACCGACCATATTTCGCCGGCGGGCAGTATCAAAGCGGACAGCCCGGCTGGACGTTATCTGCAAAGCCACGGCGTTGAGCGTCGTGATTTTAACTCGTACGGATCGCGGCGCGGCAACCATGAAGTCATGATGCGCGGTACGTTTGCCAATATTCGTATCCGCAATGAAATGGTGCCAGGCGTGGAAGGGGGCATGACTCGCCATTTACCGGGCAGTGAAGTGATCTCCATCTATGATGCCGCGATGCGTTATCAGCAGGAGAAAACGCCATTAGCGGTGATTGCCGGTAAAGAGTATGGTTCAGGCTCCAGCCGCGACTGGGCCGCCAAGGGGCCGCGTCTGCTGGGGATTCGCGTGGTGATCGCCGAATCGTTTGAGCGTATTCACCGCTCGAATCTGATTGGTATGGGGATCCTGCCGCTGGAATTCCCGCAAGGCGTTACGCGCAAAACGCTGGGACTTACCGGCGAGGAAACACTGGATATTGCGGATTTAGAGCATATCAAACCGGGTGGAACATTAGCGGTAACACTTACCCGCGCTGATGGTAAGCAGGAAATGCTGGAATGCCGCTGCCGCATTGATACGTCGACAGAGCTGACTTACTACCGCAATGACGGCATCTTGCACTATGTGATACGCAACATGCTGAACTAA
- the ribA gene encoding GTP cyclohydrolase II — MQLKRVAEAKLPTPWGDFLMVGFEELATGQDHVALVFGDISGQLPVLARVHSECLTGDALFSLRCDCGFQLEAALNHIAEEGRGVLLYHRQEGRNIGLLNKIRAYALQDQGYDTVEANHQLGFAADERDFTLCADMFKLLGVDEVRLLTNNPKKVEILTEAGINIVERVPLIVGRNPKNEHYLDTKAEKMGHLLK; from the coding sequence ATGCAACTTAAACGTGTGGCAGAAGCCAAACTGCCAACCCCATGGGGCGACTTCCTGATGGTGGGTTTTGAAGAACTGGCTACCGGGCAAGATCACGTTGCTCTTGTTTTCGGCGATATTTCCGGGCAGTTGCCTGTCCTGGCGCGCGTACATTCGGAGTGTCTGACCGGTGACGCCCTTTTCAGTTTGCGTTGTGACTGTGGCTTTCAGCTTGAAGCGGCCCTGAACCATATCGCCGAGGAAGGTCGCGGCGTGCTGCTTTATCATCGCCAGGAAGGTCGTAACATTGGTCTGCTGAATAAAATCCGCGCTTATGCGTTGCAGGATCAGGGCTACGACACCGTCGAGGCCAATCATCAACTGGGTTTCGCCGCCGATGAGCGCGATTTCACCCTGTGCGCCGATATGTTCAAACTGCTGGGCGTCGATGAAGTCCGCCTGCTGACCAATAACCCCAAGAAAGTGGAAATCCTGACCGAAGCCGGGATCAACATCGTGGAACGCGTCCCGCTGATTGTCGGCCGCAACCCGAAAAACGAACACTATCTGGATACGAAAGCCGAAAAAATGGGGCATCTGCTGAAATAA
- the pgpB gene encoding phosphatidylglycerophosphatase B, protein MLSIAKRTTAGAAILLVMPLAVWVSGWSWQPGQSRWWLHFLFWLTETVTQPWGIITHVLLCGWFLWCLRFRLKAALVLFAILGCAILVGQGLKSFVKERVQEPRPFVLWLEKTHNIPADEFYTLKRKSRGELVKSQLSGQHDIPGFLRKHWQKETGFAFPSGHTMFAASWALLGVGLLWPRRRTWTIVFLLVWATGVMGSRLLLGMHWPRDLVVATLISWLLVTLATWLAQRLCGPLTPPAQEVPEIVARDRET, encoded by the coding sequence ATGCTGTCAATTGCAAAGCGTACAACTGCGGGAGCGGCGATTTTATTGGTGATGCCGCTGGCCGTGTGGGTTTCCGGCTGGAGTTGGCAGCCCGGACAATCCCGATGGTGGCTCCATTTTCTCTTCTGGTTAACCGAAACGGTTACGCAGCCGTGGGGGATTATTACGCACGTGTTGCTATGCGGCTGGTTTCTCTGGTGCCTGCGTTTTCGCCTGAAAGCGGCGCTGGTGCTGTTTGCGATTCTTGGATGCGCAATTCTGGTCGGGCAGGGATTAAAATCCTTCGTCAAAGAGCGAGTGCAGGAGCCGCGTCCTTTCGTGTTATGGCTGGAAAAAACGCACAATATCCCGGCGGATGAGTTCTACACTTTAAAGCGTAAGTCACGGGGAGAACTGGTGAAATCGCAGCTCTCCGGGCAGCATGATATTCCTGGTTTTTTACGTAAACATTGGCAAAAAGAGACCGGTTTTGCCTTTCCTTCCGGACACACGATGTTTGCTGCCAGTTGGGCATTGCTGGGCGTGGGTTTATTGTGGCCGCGCAGACGGACATGGACCATTGTTTTCCTGTTAGTATGGGCAACCGGGGTAATGGGCAGCCGTTTATTGCTGGGCATGCACTGGCCGCGCGATTTAGTCGTCGCAACGCTGATTTCCTGGCTGCTGGTCACGCTGGCGACATGGCTGGCGCAGCGCCTGTGCGGCCCATTGACGCCGCCCGCGCAAGAGGTGCCAGAAATTGTCGCCAGAGATCGCGAGACTTGA
- a CDS encoding LapA family protein: MKYLLIFLLVLAIFVVSITLGAQNDQQVTFNYLLAQGEYRISTLLAVLFAAGFIIGWLICGLFWLRVRVSLVRAERKIKRLEHQLAPASDVPVVPGTAAVKE, from the coding sequence GTGAAATATTTACTCATTTTCTTACTGGTATTAGCGATTTTTGTCGTGTCGATTACGCTTGGTGCGCAAAACGATCAGCAGGTAACATTCAATTATTTACTGGCGCAGGGCGAATATCGCATTTCTACGCTGCTGGCTGTACTGTTTGCGGCCGGGTTTATCATCGGCTGGCTGATTTGCGGCCTGTTCTGGCTACGCGTGCGTGTCTCTCTGGTTCGCGCTGAACGTAAGATCAAAAGACTTGAGCACCAGCTTGCTCCCGCCTCAGATGTACCGGTTGTCCCCGGCACAGCGGCGGTGAAGGAATAA
- the lapB gene encoding lipopolysaccharide assembly protein LapB → MLELLFLLLPVAAAYGWYMGRRNAQQTKQDEANRLSREYVAGVNLLLSNQQDKAVDLFLEMLKEDTGTVEAHLTLGNLFRSRGEVDRAIRIHQTLMESASLTYDQRLLAVQQLGRDYMAAGLYDRAEDMFKQLVDETDFRVNALQQLLQIYQATSEWQKAIDVAERLVKLGKEKQLGEIAHFYCELALQQMGNEDMDRAMGLLKKGAAADRNSPRVSIMMGRVFMSNGEYGKAVETLLRVIEQDKDLVCETLDMLQTCYQQLGKNDEWAAFLQRCVEENVGATAELMLAEIIEQRDGADAAQSYVTRQVQRHPTMRVFHKLIDYHLHDAEEGRAKESLMVLRDMVGEQVRSKPRYRCHKCGFTAFTIYWHCPSCRAWSTVKPIRGLDGQ, encoded by the coding sequence ATGCTGGAGTTGCTGTTTCTGTTGTTACCTGTCGCGGCTGCCTACGGCTGGTACATGGGGCGCAGAAATGCTCAACAAACAAAGCAGGATGAAGCTAACCGGCTCTCACGTGAATATGTGGCTGGGGTTAACCTGTTACTCAGCAACCAGCAAGATAAGGCTGTAGACCTGTTCCTCGAGATGTTGAAAGAGGATACCGGCACTGTCGAAGCACATCTTACCCTTGGTAACTTGTTCCGCTCGCGCGGCGAAGTGGATCGCGCTATTCGCATACACCAAACGCTGATGGAAAGCGCTTCGCTCACCTATGACCAGCGTCTGCTGGCCGTGCAGCAACTGGGCCGTGACTATATGGCGGCGGGTCTGTATGACCGGGCTGAAGATATGTTCAAACAGCTGGTCGACGAAACGGATTTCCGCGTCAACGCACTACAGCAATTGCTGCAAATTTATCAGGCCACCAGTGAATGGCAAAAAGCGATTGATGTGGCTGAGCGGCTGGTGAAACTCGGCAAAGAGAAGCAACTCGGCGAGATCGCCCATTTTTACTGTGAGCTGGCGCTGCAGCAGATGGGTAATGAAGATATGGATCGCGCGATGGGGCTGCTGAAAAAAGGCGCCGCCGCCGATCGTAATAGCCCGCGCGTTTCCATCATGATGGGGCGGGTGTTTATGAGCAACGGGGAGTACGGCAAAGCGGTCGAAACACTGTTGCGGGTTATCGAGCAGGATAAAGATCTGGTGTGCGAAACGCTGGATATGCTCCAGACCTGCTATCAGCAACTGGGCAAAAATGACGAATGGGCAGCATTTCTGCAACGTTGTGTTGAAGAGAACGTTGGTGCCACCGCAGAACTGATGCTGGCGGAAATCATTGAGCAGCGTGATGGGGCAGATGCCGCGCAGAGCTACGTGACCCGACAGGTACAGCGTCATCCGACCATGCGCGTATTCCACAAACTTATCGATTACCATTTGCATGATGCAGAGGAAGGGCGTGCGAAAGAGAGCCTGATGGTGTTGCGCGACATGGTGGGTGAGCAGGTGCGAAGTAAGCCGCGCTACCGCTGCCATAAATGCGGTTTTACGGCATTTACCATTTACTGGCACTGTCCGTCATGCCGGGCGTGGTCAACGGTTAAGCCTATACGCGGTCTCGATGGACAGTGA
- the pyrF gene encoding orotidine-5'-phosphate decarboxylase, producing the protein MTSTPLSTSRAVTASPVVVALDYDNRDKALAFVDRIDPRDCRLKVGKEMFTLFGPQLVRDLQQRGFDIFLDLKFHDIPNTTAHAVKAAAELGVWMVNVHASGGARMMTAAKEALSSFGADAPLLIAVTVLTSMEASDLRDLGINTSPAEHAERLARLTQQCGLDGVVCSAQEAVRFKSELGKAFKLVTPGIRPVGSAAGDQRRIMTPEEAQLAGVDYMVIGRPVTQSADPAATLKAINASLSKGA; encoded by the coding sequence ATGACATCTACTCCTTTATCGACTTCCCGCGCTGTGACTGCTTCCCCGGTGGTAGTGGCACTTGATTACGATAACCGCGACAAAGCGCTGGCGTTTGTCGACCGCATCGATCCCCGCGATTGCCGCCTGAAAGTGGGCAAAGAGATGTTTACGTTGTTCGGGCCGCAACTGGTGCGCGATCTGCAACAGCGTGGTTTTGATATTTTCCTCGACCTGAAATTTCATGACATCCCTAACACCACGGCGCATGCGGTGAAAGCGGCGGCCGAACTCGGCGTGTGGATGGTTAACGTTCACGCCTCAGGTGGGGCGCGGATGATGACGGCAGCAAAAGAGGCGTTGTCCTCTTTTGGCGCCGATGCGCCGCTGCTGATCGCCGTAACCGTGTTAACCAGCATGGAAGCCAGCGATTTACGGGATCTGGGCATCAACACCTCACCGGCAGAGCATGCAGAGCGTCTGGCGCGCCTGACGCAGCAGTGTGGCCTTGATGGCGTAGTCTGTTCTGCTCAGGAAGCCGTACGTTTCAAAAGCGAATTGGGTAAGGCGTTTAAACTGGTGACGCCGGGCATTCGTCCCGTGGGCAGCGCAGCGGGCGATCAACGCCGTATTATGACGCCGGAGGAGGCGCAGCTTGCGGGCGTGGACTATATGGTAATTGGCCGCCCGGTTACACAATCTGCCGATCCTGCCGCAACCCTGAAAGCTATCAACGCTTCGTTGAGTAAGGGGGCTTAA
- the yciH gene encoding stress response translation initiation inhibitor YciH, translating into MSDNNSRLVYSTETGRIDEPKEVAVRPKGDGIVRIQRQTSGRKGKGVCLITGIDSDDETLAKLAAELKKKCGCGGAVKDGVIEIQGDKRDLLKSLLEAKGMKVKLAGG; encoded by the coding sequence ATGAGCGACAACAACAGCCGTCTGGTTTATTCCACGGAAACCGGGCGTATTGACGAACCCAAAGAGGTCGCCGTACGCCCGAAAGGCGATGGCATTGTACGTATTCAACGTCAGACCAGCGGGCGCAAAGGCAAAGGCGTGTGCCTGATCACCGGTATCGATTCTGATGATGAAACACTGGCGAAGCTGGCCGCTGAATTGAAGAAAAAATGTGGATGCGGCGGTGCGGTAAAAGACGGTGTCATTGAGATCCAGGGAGACAAGCGTGATTTATTAAAATCGCTGCTGGAAGCCAAAGGAATGAAAGTCAAACTTGCCGGTGGATAA
- the osmB gene encoding osmotically-inducible lipoprotein OsmB translates to MMLTSKKMATALLTVTLAMSLSACGHWDKRSRNTAIGAGAGALGGAVLTDGSTLGTLGGAAVGGIIGHQVGK, encoded by the coding sequence ATGATGTTAACAAGTAAAAAAATGGCCACCGCACTTCTCACCGTAACCCTGGCAATGTCCCTGAGCGCCTGCGGTCACTGGGATAAACGCTCTCGTAATACTGCCATCGGCGCAGGTGCGGGCGCGCTGGGTGGTGCTGTACTGACTGATGGTAGCACGCTGGGTACATTAGGTGGCGCGGCTGTCGGCGGTATTATTGGCCACCAGGTTGGTAAATAA